Proteins encoded in a region of the Ornithodoros turicata isolate Travis chromosome 3, ASM3712646v1, whole genome shotgun sequence genome:
- the LOC135389013 gene encoding cuticle protein 64-like, producing MNALTLVTLLATAYSAYAGAVYGGLGYGYGGLGYGVAHGVGLGYGVAHGLGYGYGAGYGYGLGYGHGAVVAAAPAVAKVAAVPVARSYTYRQDTFGAPVVAHRAVAVAAPAVAKVAAPAYGLGYAGYGYGAGLGYAAGLGYAGYGHGLYGGYGLGYGHGLYGHGLGYGAAKVYG from the coding sequence CTAACCCTCGTCACCCTCCTGGCTACCGCCTACTCGGCGTACGCCGGAGCCGTCTACGGCGGTCTCGGCTACGGCTACGGTGGTCTCGGCTACGGCGTCGCCCACGGTGTCGGCCTCGGCTATGGTGTTGCGCACGGCCTTGGCTATGGTTACGGTGCTGGTTATGGCTACGGTCTTGGCTACGGCCACGGTGCTGTCGTCGCCGCTGCCCCAGCTGTCGCTAAGGTCGCTGCCGTCCCAGTTGCCCGTTCCTACACCTACCGTCAGGATACCTTCGGCGCCCCAGTTGTTGCACACAGGGCTGTTGCCGTGGCTGCCCCAGCTGTCGCTAAGGTCGCTGCCCCAGCCTATGGTCTGGGCTACGCTGGATATGGCTATGGTGCCGGACTTGGCTATGCTGCCGGACTTGGCTATGCTGGATATGGCCACGGTCTCTACGGCGGCTATGGTCTCGGCTACGGCCACGGCCTCTACGGCCACGGTCTTGGCTACGGCGCCGCCAAGGTCTACGGTTAA